From the genome of Streptacidiphilus sp. PB12-B1b:
CGAATTGCCTTCACCTCATGGAAGATAGCGTGCTGCTGCGACACTGCGTAGGAACTCCTGCGGGCAGGCGCGGGAATTAACTGATAGTCGGGCGCACGCCGGTGCGCGGCGGCGCATTGGCGCCGAGTGTTCACGCCCCCGGTACGCGGCCGTCGTGCGACCGCCGTATGGACGACCCGCGCATTCCGGTGACACAGTCGAGACTTCCGTTCTGTTGGCCGAAACAAGTGGATACTGGTCTGTGAGCGTTCCGATCAGTGCGAGGATCGGCGCAGGTCAAAAACCTCCTTGCGGCGCGACGAGGCCGCCTGGTCCGCGTACGGCGGCTCCGGCGGCAGGGTCTAGCGAGCCCTTCGTGTTCGCAAGCTGATGCACCATCCGAACTGTTGTCCAGCGTGTCTCCGTTCCTCCCGTGCTCGTTGTATCCAGCGGGCAGCACCGTGCAGCACCCCTCCGAATCGCGCCAGGTACGATCGCGCGCTCCGGCGTGCGCGGAATGCGGGCAGACGGACGGGTTGGTCGGCGGCGAGGTCGGGGAAGGCTCCCGGCGTCACCCACCAGTGGCGCCGAGATGCCGACGGCCCATCCAACGCAGTCCTCCGGTCGGCTTGCCGGACGCCCCTGCCGCTGCGGCGTGCGCGCGTTCCGAGCAGGCGGCCGCCGAACGTGGTCAGGAGCGGGAATGCACCAGCAGGACACACAGACGGAGCAGCAGCCGATCACCGGATCGCCCCGGCGCGCCTTGCCCAAGGCCGCCCCTGTCCGCAGTCCTGCCCGCGACAACCCGGGCCCCGGCAACGACACTGACACCAGCACACCTGACACCGGCACACCCGCGGCCGGGGCGCCCGCCGCCCGGGCGGCGAGGACCGGCCGCGGAGCCGGGGCGGCCCCGGACGCCCCGGCCCGGGCCGCCCGGCCCCAGGCCGCCCGGCGGGCGAAGCCGGGCAGGACGGCGAGGACAGCAGCGACCACAGCGGCAGAGGGCGAGCAGCAGATGATCGGCCGAATCCCCGTGCTTGACGTCAGCCCCCGAGTGGGCTGCGGCGGGCACCCCGCCAAGTCCGTCGTCGACGAGCCGTTCCAGGTCAGCGCCACGGTCTTCCGCGAGGGCCATGACGCGATCGGCGCCAATGTGGTGCTGCGCGACCCCAGGGGCCGCAGCGGCCCGTGGACGCCCATGCGCGAGCTGGCCCCCGGCACCGACCGCTGGGGCGCCGAGGTGGTGGCGACCGCCCCCGGCCGCTGGACGTACACGGTCGAGGCGTGGAGCGACCCGGTGGCGACCTGGCGGCACACCGCCGGGATCAAGATCCCGGCCGGGATCGACACCGCGCTGGTGCTGGAGGAGGGCGCGCTGCTGCTGGAGCGGGCTGCCGAGGGGGTGCCCAAGCGCTCCGGCCGCGCCGCCGTGCTGGCCGCCGCCGCACAGCTGCGCGACCCCGAGCTGCCCCCGGCCGTCCGGCTCGGGCGGGCGCTGAGCGACGAGCTGCTCCGGGTGCTGACGCGGTATCCGCTACGCGAACTGGTGTCCGCCTCTCGTCCGGCCGCGCTGCAGGTGGACCGGCCCCGGGCGCTGTACGGCTCCTGGTACGAGTTCTTCCCCCGCTCCGAGGGAGCGGTGGTCGACCCCGAGGGGGTGCGCCCGCCGCAGTCGGGCACCCTGCGCAGCGCGGCGCTGCGGCTGCCGGCCGTCGCCGCCATGGGCTTCGACGTGGTCTACCTGCCGCCGATCCACCCGATCGGCCGCGCCTACCGCAAGGGCCCCAACAACAGCCTGGAGGCCGGTCCGGACGACGTGGGCTCGCCCTGGGCGATCGGCTCCCCCGAGGGCGGCCACGACGCCGTCCACCCCGACCTGGGCACCCTGGAGGACTTCGACGCGTTCGTCGCCCGCGCCCGCGAGCTGGAGCTGGAGGTGGCGCTGGACTTCGCGCTGCAGTGCTCGCCGGACCACCCGTGGGTCGGCAAGCACCCCGAGTGGTTCACCGCCCGCGCCGACGGCTCCATCGCCTACGCCGAGAACCCGCCCAAGAAGTACCAGGACATCTACCCGGTCAACTTCGACAACGACTTCGACGGGCTGGTCGCCGAGACGCTGCGGCTGCTGCGGCACTGGATGGACCACGGCGTGCGGATCTTCCGGGTCGACAACCCGCACACCAAACCGGTGGTCTTCTGGGAGAAGGTGCTCGGCGAGATCGCCCGCACCGATCCGGACGTGCTCTTCCTGGCCGAGGCGTTCACCCGCCCGGCGATGATGCACACCCTGGGGAAGATCGGCTTCCACCAGTCCTACACGTACTTCACCTGGCGCAACGGCAAGCAGGAGCTGACCGAGTACCTGACCGAGCTGTCCGGGGAGGCGGCCGCCTGGATGCGGCCCAACTTCTTCACCAACACCCCCGACATCCTGCATGCCTACCTGCAGCACGGCGGCCGCCCCGCCTTTGCGATCCGCGCGATCCTCGCCGCGACCCTCGCCCCCAGCTTCGGCGTCTACGCAGGTTATGAACTGTGCGAGAACGCCGCGGTCCACCCCGGCTCCGAGGAGTACCTCGACTCGGAGAAGTACCAGCTCAGGCCACGGGACTGGAACCGGTCCGACAGCCTCGCGCCGCTGCTCACCACCCTGAACAAGCTGCGCCGCGAGCACCCCTCCCTGCAACTGCTGCGCAATCTGCGGTTCCACCACACCGACAACGACCAGATCCTGGCCTACTCCAAGAGCAGCGGCCCGGACACCGTCCTGACGGTGGTGAACCTGGACCCCCACCATGCCCACGAGGCGACCGTGTCCCTGGACGTCACCGCCCTGGACACCAGTGCCGTGGATGCCGCAGCGCAGGTCGCGGACGACAGCTTCGACGTCCACGACCAGCTCACCGGGGCCCAGTACCGCTGGGGCCGCCACAACTACGTCCGGCTGGACCCGCACCAGCAGCCGGCTCACATCTTCTCGGTCCGGAGGGCCGCCCAGTGATCGTCAACGAGCCAGTTCCCGACACCTTCACCGACACCCCGCAGCAGGACCGCGACCCCGACTGGTTCAAGCGCGCGGTGTTCTACGAGGTCCTCGTCCGGTCGTTCCAGGA
Proteins encoded in this window:
- a CDS encoding alpha-1,4-glucan--maltose-1-phosphate maltosyltransferase translates to MIGRIPVLDVSPRVGCGGHPAKSVVDEPFQVSATVFREGHDAIGANVVLRDPRGRSGPWTPMRELAPGTDRWGAEVVATAPGRWTYTVEAWSDPVATWRHTAGIKIPAGIDTALVLEEGALLLERAAEGVPKRSGRAAVLAAAAQLRDPELPPAVRLGRALSDELLRVLTRYPLRELVSASRPAALQVDRPRALYGSWYEFFPRSEGAVVDPEGVRPPQSGTLRSAALRLPAVAAMGFDVVYLPPIHPIGRAYRKGPNNSLEAGPDDVGSPWAIGSPEGGHDAVHPDLGTLEDFDAFVARARELELEVALDFALQCSPDHPWVGKHPEWFTARADGSIAYAENPPKKYQDIYPVNFDNDFDGLVAETLRLLRHWMDHGVRIFRVDNPHTKPVVFWEKVLGEIARTDPDVLFLAEAFTRPAMMHTLGKIGFHQSYTYFTWRNGKQELTEYLTELSGEAAAWMRPNFFTNTPDILHAYLQHGGRPAFAIRAILAATLAPSFGVYAGYELCENAAVHPGSEEYLDSEKYQLRPRDWNRSDSLAPLLTTLNKLRREHPSLQLLRNLRFHHTDNDQILAYSKSSGPDTVLTVVNLDPHHAHEATVSLDVTALDTSAVDAAAQVADDSFDVHDQLTGAQYRWGRHNYVRLDPHQQPAHIFSVRRAAQ